Proteins encoded together in one Halothermothrix orenii H 168 window:
- a CDS encoding methyl-accepting chemotaxis protein, which translates to MNLNKKFKVKLMLFIIVLMLIPMAIFGYISVTEKIDILEDRTYNTNMQLAESLAKEVVNVVKTSEDIIKIVSKTDAVKSMDPELMEDILMKTVNENEYLANVYVMDKTGMQIFKTEGSLGNRSDRSYFQKAIRGESDFSEVMISRSRGVPIVVYARPITNNGEIVGVIGASVELGILSEIASQVTPGENGYGFIVENTGKIIGHPDQKFAEDMYDASELEPVKNVIKGKKDVGEYTYEGEDKLAAYVPIERTGWGTVVQLPADEAFSEVGTAIRSSLTIIAVAILVGAIAAYLMARFITTPVLEAVKFASQIEKGNLKLDTLKVKSGDEIGQLSRALNNMYKGLKNIILKIMDISEQLASSSEELSASGDQVGETAGQVGSAIQNVASGAEEQSAQIEEVNNKMNDLKNLVDRMEKMSFSMKDASDEVVLSINKGNESVSEAIDKANNVKDTSLEVAQLINKLGKFSEEIGNIVELINGISAQTNLLALNAAIEAARAGEAGRGFSVVAEEIRELAEESGEATEKISNIIGQIRDSVAEAVNKMEESARVVDDNVATIEQTGKAFNEIEGSADKLNQFIETVAKNATEVTTISQQVSEAIDDVAAVSQEAAGNSEEVAASSEEQIAATEEIVSGAKRLADLAEDLAEAVSQFDV; encoded by the coding sequence ATGAATCTAAATAAGAAATTCAAGGTAAAATTAATGCTATTTATTATTGTATTAATGCTTATACCAATGGCTATTTTCGGGTACATATCTGTTACTGAAAAGATAGACATCCTGGAAGACAGGACATATAATACCAATATGCAACTCGCCGAAAGCCTGGCTAAAGAGGTTGTTAATGTTGTCAAGACCAGTGAAGATATTATAAAGATAGTGTCAAAAACAGATGCTGTTAAAAGTATGGACCCGGAATTAATGGAAGATATTTTAATGAAAACAGTCAACGAAAATGAGTATTTAGCCAATGTATATGTAATGGATAAGACAGGAATGCAAATATTTAAGACAGAAGGTTCACTCGGAAACAGGTCTGATAGAAGTTATTTTCAGAAGGCTATCAGGGGCGAGAGTGATTTCTCTGAGGTTATGATATCCCGCAGCCGGGGTGTTCCGATAGTTGTATACGCCCGTCCGATTACAAATAATGGGGAGATAGTGGGAGTTATTGGAGCCAGTGTTGAGCTCGGTATCTTAAGTGAAATTGCCTCCCAGGTAACTCCAGGTGAAAATGGATATGGTTTTATTGTTGAAAACACTGGAAAGATAATTGGCCATCCTGATCAAAAATTTGCCGAAGATATGTATGATGCCTCTGAATTAGAACCGGTTAAAAATGTTATTAAGGGTAAAAAAGATGTCGGGGAATATACTTATGAAGGGGAAGATAAACTTGCTGCTTATGTCCCTATTGAAAGGACAGGCTGGGGTACAGTTGTCCAGTTACCGGCTGATGAGGCTTTTTCTGAGGTGGGTACTGCAATCCGTTCTTCATTAACTATAATTGCTGTAGCCATTTTGGTTGGAGCAATAGCGGCGTATTTAATGGCCCGTTTTATAACAACCCCGGTTCTGGAAGCTGTAAAATTTGCCAGTCAGATCGAGAAGGGAAACCTTAAGCTTGATACCCTGAAAGTTAAGAGCGGGGATGAAATCGGACAGCTTTCCCGGGCCTTAAACAATATGTATAAAGGGTTAAAGAATATTATTTTAAAAATTATGGATATTTCAGAACAGCTGGCTTCATCCAGTGAGGAGCTTTCCGCTTCAGGTGACCAGGTTGGGGAAACTGCCGGGCAGGTAGGAAGTGCTATCCAGAATGTGGCCTCCGGGGCCGAAGAACAGAGTGCCCAGATTGAAGAGGTAAACAATAAGATGAATGACCTGAAGAACCTTGTCGACAGGATGGAAAAAATGTCATTTAGTATGAAGGATGCCTCAGATGAGGTTGTTTTAAGTATAAACAAAGGTAATGAATCTGTTTCTGAAGCCATTGATAAGGCCAATAATGTAAAGGATACGTCCCTTGAAGTTGCTCAACTGATTAATAAACTTGGTAAATTTTCAGAGGAAATAGGAAATATTGTAGAATTAATTAATGGTATTTCAGCCCAGACTAATTTACTTGCTTTAAATGCTGCTATTGAAGCAGCCCGGGCTGGAGAAGCCGGCCGGGGTTTCAGTGTTGTAGCTGAAGAAATCAGAGAGCTGGCTGAAGAATCCGGGGAGGCTACTGAAAAGATATCAAATATAATTGGCCAGATAAGGGATAGTGTCGCCGAGGCTGTCAACAAAATGGAGGAGAGTGCCCGGGTAGTAGATGACAATGTTGCTACCATAGAACAGACCGGTAAGGCCTTTAACGAAATTGAGGGGTCTGCCGATAAACTTAATCAGTTTATTGAGACTGTAGCTAAAAATGCTACCGAAGTTACTACCATTAGTCAGCAGGTCAGTGAGGCTATAGATGATGTAGCTGCTGTAAGCCAGGAAGCTGCCGGCAATTCAGAAGAAGTTGCTGCCTCCAGTGAAGAACAGATTGCGGCTACTGAGGAGATTGTGTCCGGGGCTAAACGACTGGCAGACCTGGCAGAAGATTTAGCCGAGGCCGTAAGTCAGTTTGATGTTTAA
- a CDS encoding FAD-dependent oxidoreductase: MKIAIIGGVAAGTSAAAKAHRENPEAEIILFEKDENISYAGCGLPYYISGVTDSRQKVVINTPEAFTKKYKVEVRTGHRVDEIIPDKKLIRYRNLKNNRDGEYRYDKLIITTGASPVIPPIPGIKLNNILTLRTINHADMIKNILNKNKPERVSIIGAGLIGLEMAESFSKLGLKVTVIEKLPQVLPQFSPEMAQIVGAHLKENGVDLLLKDGVVKFTGDNSVEKVITESGQEIKTDLVLVSVGIRPNVELARKAGIKIGPTGAIAVNNKMQTSLSDIYAAGDCAESTDLVSGKSIWAPLGSTANKQGRVAGENAAGGNNRHDGVLKTAITKVFDLTVARTGLSEKEASEAGFDPIGVKIKAVNHAGYYPGLDKLHIKGVFDKKTKRIIGAEVIGKNGADKRIDVLSTAIYSKLTTHDLFQLDLAYAPPYSTPKDAVARLGMVSQKKFK, translated from the coding sequence ATGAAAATAGCTATCATTGGCGGGGTTGCTGCCGGTACCAGTGCTGCTGCTAAAGCCCATCGCGAAAACCCTGAGGCAGAAATTATACTATTTGAAAAGGATGAGAATATATCCTATGCCGGATGTGGACTTCCTTATTATATTTCCGGGGTTACAGACAGCAGGCAGAAGGTAGTTATCAACACACCAGAGGCTTTTACCAAAAAATATAAAGTTGAAGTCCGGACCGGTCATAGAGTTGATGAAATTATTCCTGATAAAAAATTAATAAGATACAGGAACTTAAAAAATAACAGGGATGGTGAATACCGGTATGATAAACTTATAATTACTACCGGGGCCAGTCCCGTAATACCTCCCATACCAGGGATAAAATTAAATAACATTCTCACCTTAAGAACTATTAACCATGCCGATATGATAAAAAATATTTTAAATAAAAATAAACCTGAAAGGGTCAGTATCATCGGAGCAGGCCTGATTGGACTGGAGATGGCTGAATCTTTCAGTAAACTGGGCCTTAAAGTGACAGTAATTGAAAAATTACCACAGGTTCTTCCTCAGTTCAGTCCGGAAATGGCCCAAATTGTGGGTGCCCACCTGAAAGAAAATGGAGTAGATTTATTACTCAAAGACGGAGTAGTTAAGTTTACAGGGGACAATTCTGTTGAAAAGGTAATTACCGAATCCGGACAGGAGATTAAGACCGACCTGGTTCTGGTTTCAGTTGGTATTAGACCCAATGTTGAGCTGGCCCGTAAAGCCGGTATTAAAATTGGACCAACGGGAGCCATTGCCGTTAATAACAAAATGCAAACCTCTTTATCTGACATCTATGCTGCTGGAGATTGTGCCGAGAGTACCGACCTTGTAAGCGGTAAATCTATCTGGGCTCCCCTGGGTTCTACAGCCAATAAACAGGGACGGGTAGCCGGTGAAAATGCAGCCGGTGGAAATAACAGACATGATGGTGTCCTGAAGACTGCGATAACAAAAGTCTTTGATTTAACTGTGGCCAGAACGGGACTTTCTGAAAAAGAAGCCAGTGAAGCCGGTTTTGACCCCATAGGTGTTAAAATCAAAGCTGTAAACCACGCCGGATATTATCCCGGCCTTGATAAACTCCATATAAAAGGAGTTTTCGATAAAAAAACAAAACGAATTATCGGGGCTGAAGTTATCGGGAAAAATGGCGCTGATAAAAGGATAGATGTTTTAAGTACAGCCATTTACAGCAAACTGACAACACATGACCTTTTCCAGCTTGACCTGGCCTATGCCCCACCCTATTCTACCCCGAAAGATGCCGTAGCCAGACTGGGAATGGTTTCCCAGAAGAAATTCAAGTAA
- a CDS encoding damage-control phosphatase ARMT1 family protein translates to MKLKLECLPCILRQTIEASRMITDNEAFIKEIVDEYARMIPEINSEDIAPVIVSRMQHIIKSKLNVNDPYRKFKDTNMRHALRIYPEVKKIIESYEDPLLGSLIMSATGNSIDAGVSLDVDIDYIVKNAVENGFAYSNYNIFKEKLKSGSTVLIVADNAGEAVFDMLLIEELMNFEVDIVYAVRDIPVLNDVTVAEAREIGIPQKARLISSGCDTPGCVLARASQEFVNLFFSADIVISKGQGNLEGLSDEKRPIFFLLKAKCNIVASMLGVNVGDLLFKVM, encoded by the coding sequence ATGAAGTTAAAATTAGAGTGTTTACCATGTATCTTACGCCAGACCATTGAAGCCAGCCGTATGATAACAGATAATGAAGCTTTTATAAAAGAAATAGTCGATGAATATGCCAGGATGATTCCTGAGATAAATTCTGAGGATATAGCCCCGGTAATAGTAAGCCGGATGCAGCATATTATTAAAAGCAAACTTAACGTAAATGACCCGTACCGAAAATTTAAAGATACAAATATGAGACATGCCCTCAGGATATACCCTGAAGTTAAAAAAATTATTGAAAGTTATGAGGACCCCCTCCTTGGGTCTTTAATTATGTCAGCTACCGGTAATTCAATAGACGCCGGGGTCAGCCTTGATGTTGATATAGATTATATTGTTAAAAATGCTGTTGAAAACGGATTTGCCTACAGTAATTATAATATTTTTAAAGAAAAGCTTAAAAGTGGTAGTACTGTTCTTATTGTAGCCGACAATGCCGGAGAAGCCGTATTCGATATGTTATTGATCGAAGAATTAATGAATTTTGAGGTGGATATCGTATATGCAGTTAGAGATATTCCGGTATTAAATGATGTTACCGTGGCAGAGGCACGGGAAATAGGGATTCCTCAAAAAGCTAGACTTATTTCCAGTGGCTGTGATACTCCTGGATGTGTACTTGCCAGGGCCAGTCAGGAGTTTGTTAATCTGTTTTTTTCGGCTGATATAGTTATCAGTAAAGGCCAGGGTAATCTGGAGGGATTATCAGATGAAAAAAGGCCTATATTCTTTTTACTAAAAGCCAAGTGCAACATAGTTGCCAGTATGCTCGGGGTTAATGTGGGTGACCTTTTATTTAAAGTAATGTAA
- a CDS encoding DUF169 domain-containing protein, whose protein sequence is MQKELAQKLQKILKLDTSPVAIKLYRNRDDLPLKPLQRKLNICQLVYMARAMGKANSGTPDKMVCSFGAACAGLIKTPDVFKTGEAAVGIYCKDNEAGKNFFANTFKLGDKGKEYDAMYVEPLEKGTVEPDVVVVHGNSGQIVRLIHANAYDSGEKVSADSVAEGALCSSIGYVLEHNKPRVDFPCAGERVFGGAQNHEIVFVTPYNRLEKLVENLEHTARGGFSVYPAPIYMDWSPTMPSTYTIKEEDL, encoded by the coding sequence ATGCAAAAAGAATTAGCCCAGAAACTTCAAAAGATTTTGAAATTGGATACCAGTCCGGTAGCAATCAAGCTTTACAGGAATCGGGATGACTTACCTCTTAAACCTCTACAACGCAAATTGAATATATGTCAGCTAGTTTATATGGCCCGTGCCATGGGTAAAGCCAACAGTGGTACTCCTGATAAAATGGTCTGTTCCTTTGGTGCTGCCTGTGCAGGATTAATTAAAACCCCGGATGTTTTTAAAACCGGAGAAGCTGCTGTAGGTATATACTGTAAAGACAATGAGGCCGGTAAGAACTTTTTTGCCAATACCTTTAAACTTGGGGATAAAGGTAAAGAATATGATGCTATGTATGTTGAACCTCTGGAAAAGGGGACTGTAGAACCTGATGTTGTAGTTGTTCATGGTAATTCCGGTCAGATTGTAAGATTAATTCATGCCAATGCCTATGATTCTGGAGAGAAGGTTTCAGCTGACTCAGTTGCCGAAGGCGCATTATGTTCTTCAATTGGTTATGTTTTAGAACATAATAAACCCAGGGTTGATTTCCCCTGTGCTGGAGAAAGGGTTTTCGGGGGAGCTCAAAACCATGAAATAGTCTTTGTTACTCCTTATAATAGGTTAGAGAAATTAGTTGAAAACCTTGAACATACTGCCAGAGGTGGATTCTCTGTTTATCCTGCTCCTATTTATATGGACTGGAGTCCAACTATGCCGTCAACTTATACAATTAAAGAAGAAGACCTGTAA
- the lpdA gene encoding dihydrolipoyl dehydrogenase, translating into MVELTLDGLLNNASEAKVTRVNVEEGEKINKGDLLFEVEANKAAIPVESNYEGKITKIAVKEGDVVKKGDLLATIEETEGEANQKQEDTNPEKAGNAMEADITIIGAGPGGYVAAIKAAQMGAKVVLVEKDKLGGTCLNRGCIPTKALVRSAEIYNYLKEADDFGCHAENISLNMKKVIKRKDKIVSRLVKGIEFLMRKNGVKVIQGSGQIKDPETVYVKKDNGDVVINTSNIIIATGSVPAHLPIEGADLPGVINSAEALELEELPEKMVIVGGGVIGMEFAFIFNSFGVDVTVVEYLDDILASNDSDICSEITSIAENRNIKIFTGSRVEKINETEDGKYIVSFTQNDKNKFVTGDKVLMAVGRKPFFEGIGVEELGLELNEKGRGIKVNDKMQTSIPNIYAIGDVTSKILLAHAASHQGIVAVKNIMGEECKMDYGAIPGAVFTDPEIATVGYNEKTATEAGIEYNVGVFPFKANGKVLTLGENKGFIKILTEKDTDKVIGCSMIGPHSTDLIAEVTLAVKNGLRAEDIAETIHAHPTTAEVIHEAALSAYEKPLHTFQ; encoded by the coding sequence ATGGTAGAATTAACATTGGATGGTTTATTAAATAATGCCAGTGAAGCTAAAGTTACCAGGGTTAATGTAGAAGAAGGTGAAAAAATAAACAAAGGCGATCTCCTTTTTGAAGTAGAGGCCAATAAAGCCGCCATCCCTGTTGAATCTAACTATGAGGGAAAAATTACTAAAATTGCTGTAAAAGAAGGAGATGTAGTTAAAAAGGGTGACCTTCTGGCTACCATAGAAGAAACAGAAGGTGAGGCTAATCAAAAACAGGAAGATACCAATCCTGAAAAAGCAGGCAATGCTATGGAAGCTGACATTACTATTATCGGGGCAGGCCCCGGTGGTTATGTAGCTGCCATTAAAGCAGCCCAGATGGGAGCTAAGGTAGTCCTGGTAGAAAAGGATAAACTGGGAGGTACCTGTCTCAATCGTGGCTGTATACCTACTAAAGCCCTGGTCCGGTCTGCTGAAATATATAACTACCTGAAAGAAGCAGATGATTTTGGCTGCCATGCCGAAAATATCTCCCTTAATATGAAAAAGGTTATTAAAAGAAAGGATAAAATTGTTTCCCGCCTTGTCAAGGGTATTGAATTTCTCATGAGGAAAAATGGTGTTAAAGTCATCCAGGGAAGTGGTCAGATTAAAGACCCCGAAACAGTCTATGTTAAAAAAGATAATGGTGATGTAGTCATTAACACCAGTAATATAATAATTGCTACCGGTTCAGTACCGGCCCATCTCCCCATTGAAGGAGCAGATTTACCGGGAGTTATTAACAGTGCTGAAGCCCTTGAGCTGGAAGAACTACCTGAAAAAATGGTCATAGTCGGTGGTGGTGTCATTGGAATGGAATTTGCTTTTATCTTTAACAGTTTTGGAGTTGACGTTACTGTTGTCGAATACCTTGATGATATCCTGGCCAGCAATGATTCTGACATCTGTAGTGAAATTACATCAATAGCTGAAAATAGAAATATTAAAATATTCACCGGATCAAGGGTAGAAAAAATTAACGAAACTGAAGATGGTAAATATATTGTCTCGTTTACACAGAATGATAAAAATAAATTTGTTACTGGAGATAAAGTCTTAATGGCTGTTGGTAGAAAACCCTTCTTTGAAGGAATCGGAGTTGAAGAACTGGGACTGGAACTTAATGAAAAGGGTCGGGGTATAAAGGTTAATGATAAGATGCAAACCAGTATTCCCAATATATATGCCATCGGTGATGTCACCAGTAAAATTTTACTGGCCCATGCTGCCTCCCACCAGGGTATAGTGGCTGTTAAAAACATAATGGGAGAAGAATGCAAGATGGATTATGGGGCTATTCCCGGCGCTGTCTTTACCGACCCCGAGATTGCCACAGTAGGGTATAATGAAAAAACAGCTACAGAAGCAGGCATTGAATATAATGTTGGGGTATTTCCCTTTAAAGCCAATGGTAAAGTCCTAACCCTTGGTGAAAACAAAGGTTTTATAAAAATACTTACTGAAAAAGACACAGATAAGGTTATCGGTTGTTCCATGATAGGACCACATTCCACTGATTTGATTGCTGAAGTTACCCTGGCTGTTAAAAATGGCCTCAGAGCTGAAGACATAGCCGAAACCATTCATGCTCATCCAACAACAGCAGAGGTAATCCATGAAGCGGCTCTGTCTGCTTATGAAAAACCACTCCATACTTTTCAATAA
- a CDS encoding DUF1893 domain-containing protein: MNNDLNIARKILEREERTLVIVKEGKVLFVSDDNGIKPIYMAVTDLAHELEDASLADRVIGRAAALLCVAYGIKEIYARLISKEAIRLLEQNGVSYNYRERTPFIKNREGTGMCPVERMSLDVDDGKHLVKRIEEFLKKNGLLR, translated from the coding sequence ATGAATAATGACCTGAATATAGCCAGAAAAATTCTGGAAAGAGAAGAGAGGACATTAGTAATAGTTAAAGAAGGTAAGGTTTTATTTGTCAGTGATGATAATGGAATAAAACCCATATATATGGCAGTAACTGATCTGGCCCACGAGCTTGAAGATGCCAGTCTGGCCGACAGGGTCATTGGGCGAGCGGCGGCTTTACTCTGTGTAGCTTACGGAATTAAAGAAATATATGCCAGGTTAATATCAAAAGAGGCCATCAGGTTATTAGAACAAAACGGAGTAAGCTATAATTACCGGGAGAGAACACCTTTTATTAAAAACCGGGAAGGGACGGGTATGTGTCCTGTTGAAAGAATGTCACTCGATGTAGATGATGGGAAACACCTTGTAAAAAGAATTGAAGAGTTCTTAAAAAAGAACGGGCTCCTTCGATAA
- a CDS encoding hydratase, translated as MIKLKKKGAYLIKGRIIRDSLKDLKSINKELEKANQSPLSDTNLDGLNPEVARNNTMAYQILIDHDTGSGDETLNIKFDAMASHDITYVGIIQTAKASGLKEFPLPYVLTNCHNSLCAVGGTINEDDHVFGLTAARKFGGYYVPAHLAVIHQYMREMMTGCGKMILGSDSHTRYGALGTMGIGEGGPELVKQLLNRTYDIPRPEVICVYLTGKPRKGVGPQDVALAIIGEVFSSGFVKNKVMEFVGPGIEELSIDYRNGIDVMTTETSCLSSIWSTDDRVREYYKIHGRENEYQELKPGEVAYYDGFIIVDLSKIEPMIALPFHPSNVYKISELNNNPHDILSKVENDVAKQLTNVSVKGRLTGKIVDGRVKVDQGVVAGCSGGTYENIAVMAKMLESGSIGNGPFSLSVYPASQPVNIELNRNGYINKLMEAGVITRTAFCGPCFGAGDVPANNGFSIRHTTRNFPNREGSKPGEGQIAWVGLMDTRSIAATALNGGILTPATEIDIPEVDPGYHFDKGIYEKRVYAGYGKPDPQKELKYGPNIKDWPQMISLPDNLLLQIASVIDDPVTTTDELIPSGETSSYRSNPIRLAEFTLYRKDPGYVNRAKKIQGIEKLRLRALEDGNLDMDELKNLYNLVNPEINYRDWVKKTSFGSVIYANKPGDGSAREQAASCQKVLGGWANIALEYATKRYRSNVINWGMVPFTIDADEKDKIKKEAYLYLPQIRQKLADGNESITGYIIDGAHRVDIKLKIKNLSPDQRQVILDGCLINYYRKSRTE; from the coding sequence TTGATTAAACTTAAAAAAAAGGGTGCTTATTTAATTAAAGGAAGGATTATCAGGGATAGTCTTAAGGATTTAAAATCCATTAATAAGGAACTGGAAAAAGCAAATCAATCTCCTTTATCTGATACTAATTTAGATGGTCTAAATCCTGAGGTGGCCCGGAATAATACGATGGCTTATCAAATCCTGATAGATCATGATACCGGAAGTGGTGATGAAACCCTTAATATTAAATTTGATGCTATGGCTTCACATGATATCACCTATGTCGGTATTATCCAGACGGCAAAGGCCAGTGGATTAAAGGAATTTCCGCTACCATATGTCCTGACAAACTGTCATAACAGCCTGTGTGCTGTCGGGGGTACTATTAACGAGGATGACCATGTTTTTGGTCTTACGGCAGCTCGAAAATTCGGGGGATACTATGTTCCTGCTCACCTGGCGGTTATTCATCAATATATGCGGGAAATGATGACAGGGTGTGGCAAGATGATTCTGGGGTCTGACAGTCATACCAGGTATGGTGCCCTGGGAACGATGGGAATAGGTGAAGGTGGCCCCGAACTTGTGAAACAGCTCCTGAACAGGACCTATGATATTCCCCGTCCTGAGGTTATCTGTGTCTATTTAACCGGGAAGCCCCGTAAGGGAGTGGGGCCACAGGATGTTGCCCTGGCCATAATCGGGGAGGTTTTTTCATCAGGTTTTGTCAAAAATAAGGTTATGGAATTTGTTGGTCCCGGAATAGAGGAACTCTCCATTGATTACAGAAATGGTATCGATGTCATGACTACTGAAACTTCCTGTTTAAGTTCTATCTGGTCTACAGATGACAGGGTCAGGGAATACTACAAAATTCACGGTAGGGAGAATGAGTATCAGGAGTTGAAGCCCGGTGAAGTCGCTTATTATGATGGTTTTATCATTGTAGATTTAAGTAAGATTGAACCCATGATTGCCCTTCCCTTCCATCCAAGCAATGTTTATAAAATATCTGAATTAAATAATAACCCCCATGATATCCTGAGTAAGGTAGAGAACGATGTTGCTAAACAGCTGACTAATGTCAGTGTTAAAGGGCGGTTAACAGGCAAAATAGTTGACGGCAGGGTCAAAGTAGACCAGGGGGTTGTGGCCGGTTGTTCTGGAGGGACATATGAGAATATTGCGGTTATGGCGAAGATGCTGGAGTCAGGGTCAATCGGCAATGGTCCTTTTTCTCTCAGTGTTTACCCGGCCAGTCAACCAGTTAATATAGAGTTAAACAGGAATGGTTATATAAATAAATTAATGGAAGCCGGTGTAATTACCAGGACTGCATTTTGCGGGCCCTGTTTTGGGGCAGGGGATGTTCCTGCCAACAATGGTTTCAGTATTCGACATACAACTCGTAATTTCCCGAACCGGGAAGGGTCAAAACCAGGTGAAGGTCAGATTGCCTGGGTAGGTTTGATGGATACCCGCTCTATTGCAGCCACTGCTCTAAATGGTGGTATATTAACACCCGCTACGGAAATAGATATTCCTGAGGTTGACCCGGGTTATCATTTTGATAAGGGGATTTATGAAAAACGTGTTTATGCCGGTTACGGCAAGCCAGATCCGCAAAAAGAATTAAAATACGGGCCGAATATAAAGGACTGGCCCCAGATGATTTCATTACCGGACAACTTATTGCTCCAGATAGCATCGGTTATAGATGACCCGGTGACCACGACCGATGAATTAATTCCTTCAGGGGAGACATCTTCATACCGGTCTAACCCCATCAGGCTGGCTGAGTTTACTCTCTACAGAAAGGATCCCGGTTATGTAAACAGGGCCAAAAAGATTCAGGGAATTGAAAAACTGAGATTAAGGGCTCTGGAAGACGGGAATCTTGATATGGATGAACTTAAAAACCTCTATAACCTGGTTAACCCTGAGATTAATTACCGGGACTGGGTTAAAAAGACGTCATTCGGCAGTGTTATTTATGCCAATAAACCCGGTGATGGTTCAGCCCGGGAACAGGCTGCTTCCTGTCAGAAGGTACTGGGTGGCTGGGCCAATATAGCCCTGGAGTATGCCACCAAGCGTTATCGCAGTAATGTTATTAACTGGGGAATGGTGCCCTTTACCATTGATGCTGACGAAAAGGATAAGATAAAGAAAGAGGCCTATCTCTACTTGCCCCAGATCCGCCAGAAGCTCGCAGATGGTAATGAATCAATAACTGGGTATATTATAGATGGTGCTCACAGGGTTGATATTAAATTAAAAATAAAGAACCTCAGCCCGGATCAGCGGCAGGTTATCCTGGATGGGTGTTTGATTAATTACTACCGCAAAAGCAGGACAGAGTAA
- the serS gene encoding serine--tRNA ligase, translating into MLDMKFIRENLETVADMLKRRGTEAPLDEFKELDEKRREIIQEVEQLKHKRNVVSSKIGELKRAGEDASDIIAEMKEVSATIKKYDEELRGIEERLQQVVLSIPNMPHDSVPVGEDEDDNVEVRRWGEPRKFDFEFKPHWDLGEALDILDFERGSKVSGARFTFLKGAGARLERSLISFMIDHHTQNGYTEIFPPFMVNSDSCIGTGQLPKFAGDMFKVEGTDYYLIPTAEVPVTNLYRDEILNAEDLPVYHVAYSACFRAEAGAHGRDTRGIIRQHQFNKVELVKFVHPDKSFEELEKLTRNAEEILQMLELPYRVVTLCTGDLTFSSAKTYDIEVWMPAYDTYREISSCSNFKDFQARRAGIRFRPEPGAKAEYVHTLNGSGLAIGRTVAAIMENYQNEDGSITVPEVLRPYMGMDVIKP; encoded by the coding sequence ATGTTAGATATGAAGTTCATCAGGGAAAATCTTGAAACCGTGGCTGATATGCTTAAAAGAAGAGGGACTGAAGCCCCCCTCGATGAATTTAAGGAACTGGATGAGAAAAGGAGGGAAATTATTCAGGAAGTAGAACAGTTAAAACACAAACGGAATGTTGTTTCCAGTAAAATTGGGGAGTTAAAAAGGGCCGGTGAAGATGCCAGTGATATTATTGCAGAGATGAAAGAGGTTTCGGCCACTATTAAGAAATATGATGAGGAATTAAGAGGGATAGAAGAGAGATTACAGCAGGTTGTTTTATCTATACCAAATATGCCCCATGACAGCGTTCCTGTGGGAGAAGATGAAGATGATAATGTAGAGGTTCGGCGCTGGGGTGAACCCCGCAAGTTTGATTTTGAGTTTAAACCCCACTGGGACCTTGGAGAAGCACTGGATATTCTCGACTTTGAAAGGGGTAGCAAGGTATCTGGAGCCAGGTTTACCTTCCTTAAGGGAGCCGGTGCCCGTCTGGAAAGAAGCCTGATTAGTTTTATGATTGACCACCATACCCAAAATGGTTATACGGAGATATTTCCACCTTTTATGGTAAACAGTGATAGCTGTATCGGAACCGGACAGTTACCAAAATTTGCCGGCGATATGTTTAAGGTTGAGGGAACCGATTATTACCTTATTCCAACAGCAGAAGTGCCTGTAACCAATCTTTACCGGGATGAAATATTGAATGCTGAAGACCTTCCAGTATATCATGTTGCTTACAGTGCCTGTTTCAGAGCAGAAGCCGGAGCCCATGGACGGGATACAAGGGGAATTATCAGACAGCATCAGTTTAATAAGGTAGAACTGGTTAAATTTGTTCATCCTGATAAATCTTTTGAGGAATTAGAAAAGCTGACCCGTAATGCTGAGGAAATATTACAGATGCTAGAGCTTCCCTACCGGGTAGTTACTCTCTGCACCGGTGATTTAACCTTCTCCTCGGCCAAAACCTATGATATTGAGGTCTGGATGCCGGCCTATGATACCTATCGGGAGATTTCTTCCTGCAGTAACTTTAAAGACTTTCAGGCCAGGCGGGCTGGAATCAGATTCAGGCCTGAGCCAGGGGCTAAAGCCGAGTATGTCCACACTCTGAATGGTTCGGGGCTTGCTATTGGCAGAACGGTGGCTGCCATTATGGAAAATTACCAGAATGAAGACGGGAGTATTACTGTACCTGAAGTGTTAAGACCCTATATGGGTATGGATGTAATTAAACCTTAA